In Dermacentor silvarum isolate Dsil-2018 chromosome 2, BIME_Dsil_1.4, whole genome shotgun sequence, the following proteins share a genomic window:
- the LOC119442976 gene encoding legumain: MHARADCGQQGGCKRRKQNGAFRLSRALDTHRSVAKPNTIMVQSPTVFFACIAYICALWCIGHAYQDEVPTESNRSEDSVKLWALLVAGSNGYSNYRHQADVCHAYHVLRNHGIPDNHIVVMMYDDIAYAEENPTPGVVVNHINGSNLYPGMVKDYTGDLVTPANFLDVLQGRRPRGGGTGKVIASGPQDHIFVYFTDHGGPGVIAFPDDVLRARNLSEAIRSMHNKGLFGKMVIYVEACESGSMFADGMLPNNVSVYATTAANPDESSYACYWDPIRETYLGDVYSVKWMEDSDREDLRKETLIDQFDIVRRETSTSHVEEYGDLHIGAMMVSQFQGRKIAEPVVLPTVPLDAVDSREVPVAILARKIEAATDRHSKQALESKLENILANRSFVREKVREMAHLLAYGNTEQVNNLITEKKRISDFPCYEKVVDAFSRKCFELPANPYALGQLQVLVNACDTFEASEIKAAISAVCRFPAMKGIV; encoded by the coding sequence ATGCACGCTCGTGCAGATTGTGGACAGCAAGGAGGGTGCAAGCGAAGGAAGCAGAACGGCGCTTTCCGACTCAGTCGCGCGCTCGACACCCACAGAAGCGTTGCAAAACCTAACACGATCATGGTGCAGTCGCCAACTGTCttttttgcttgcattgcctacATTTGTGCGCTGTGGTGTATAGGTCATGCGTACCAAGACGAAGTTCCGACTGAAAGTAACCGCAGTGAAGATAGCGTCAAGCTCTGGGCGCTTCTGGTGGCCGGTTCCAATGGTTACTCCAACTACAGGCACCAGGCCGATGTTTGCCACGCTTACCACGTGCTGCGAAACCACGGCATCCCAGACAACCATATCGTGGTGATGATGTATGACGACATAGCGTACGCCGAGGAAAACCCGACGCCTGGTGTCGTCGTGAATCACATCAACGGTTCCAACCTGTATCCGGGAATGGTAAAGGACTACACAGGTGATTTGGTCACCCCGGCCAACTTTCTAGACGTCCTACAGGGCCGGAGACCGCGCGGCGGAGGCACGGGAAAGGTGATTGCTAGCGGGCCACAAGACCACATATTCGTCTACTTCACTGATCACGGCGGTCCCGGCGTGATCGCATTCCCAGACGACGTCTTACGCGCTAGGAACCTGAGTGAAGCCATCAGGTCTATGCACAACAAGGGtctgtttggcaagatggtgatCTACGTCGAAGCATGTGAATCGGGCTCCATGTTTGCCGACGGCATGCTTCCGAACAACGTCAGCGTCTATGCCACGACAGCGGCGAATCCTGACGAGTCTTCCTACGCCTGCTATTGGGACCCGATTCGTGAAACATACCTGGGCGACGTCTACAGCGTGAAATGGATGGAAGACTCGGACAGAGAAGACTTGAGAAAGGAGACTTTGATAGATCAGTTCGATATTGTCAGGAGGGAGACGAGCACAAGCCATGTGGAGGAGTACGGAGATCTCCACATCGGCGCCATGATGGTCAGCCAATTTCAAGGTAGAAAAATTGCAGAGCCTGTCGTCTTACCGACCGTGCCATTGGATGCAGTCGACAGTCGCGAAGTGCCAGTAGCCATTCTGGCAAGGAAGATAGAAGCAGCTACTGATCGACATTCAAAGCAAGCCCTTGAGAGTAAGTTGGAGAACATTCTGGCTAATAGGTCCTTTGTTAGGGAAAAGGTCAGGGAGATGGCCCACCTGCTTGCCTACGGAAACACAGAACAAGTGAATAACTTGATTACTGAAAAGAAACGCATATCAGACTTTCCCTGCTACGAGAAAGTGGTCGACGCTTTCAGCAGGAAGTGCTTCGAACTTCCCGCCAATCCATACGCATTGGGCCAACTACAAGTTCTTGTGAACGCATGCGATACATTTGAAGCCAGTGAGATCAAGGCAGCCATCAGCGCCGTGTGCAGGTTTCCTGCAATGAAAGGTATTGTGTAA
- the LOC119442977 gene encoding uncharacterized protein LOC119442977 isoform X1, which yields MEAAAVDVDMEKEVTIASRLENPFHIKASKETEEENQNENKDLDCEGKVWPAVEADGNLASRPCDNSIIDSPSSEACSSGTAGESCGITERPGDPSSMPASNDIVKQSKKDEVKVEDEDLKDAEGNGDYTSTPRDSNILDSTSSELRRPVQGSYVTSKEPQYSSDVKTGKKILHSEEQKNEDKDVKEVWPKAEDSRVACKSSHSNTADSTCSEPSGSGGVKEGYAALTEPQTFSDSKINNTAEQSAEGNSASEDKNSICKVLSKLGEEDSLAPKPCSSNLVESTCPEINCSSATDETTVRSDNPHGFSSFVPRENKAGKQGENDNEGHGSSSIEPSKNETGKEEQKDREGHCSSSIESRKNEAGKEGQNDSEGHDASCTEPRKNKAGNEKENDNEGRGSSSIEPSKNETGKEEQKDSEGHCSSSIESRKNEAGKEGQNDSEGHDASCTEPRKNKAGNEKENDNEGRGPSSIEPSKNETGKEEQKDSEGHCSSSIESRKNEAGKEGQNDSEGHDASCTEPRKNEAENEKENDNEGRGSSSIEPSKNETGKEEQKDSEGHCSSSIESRKNEAGKEGQNDSEGHDASCTEPRKNEAGNERNDNEGRGPSSIEPSKNETGKEEQKDSEGHCSSSIESRKNEAGKEGQNDSEGHDASCTEPRKNEAGNEKENDNEGRGSSSIEPSKNETGKEEQKDSEGHCSSSIESRKNEAGKEGQNDSEGHDASCTEPRKNEAGNEKENDNEECGSSSIEPRKHEGGKEDNDGESEHGDLKGNLQPPVEKPANNSSEQCDSQACVKASSSFEPCSHAVDDHVLSKEPENSSFTETSKEVTEQEEESEDEEGSDDEADQEGKCHPSVSKFLHRYIKIGKYTPAPMSKAGDFRMKKSDTLLEAPSLVTPLLIKRPDYFLAENTNSEGKRERKRVLPLGKGGSSADDFFGSTAGEFFIGIGLSRAKEVYNREQLRHKKCEIKKAGDCAQEVIDDCRRLAEVHQKFRIANAPYNFKMKSCRLCDFKTESSLVLEGHLLTPHLTPRRELRCSFCGFTTRDREAFVFHVEAMHNRQTTVEPPLLLHQCPFCPFETNLKTKATSHVSRCEKVFSIAANQQLSCDFQPPGITAKPITLDDVRSYEKILLTLGRNAKGPQKGSCAARSQNGAPALLAPRGKVPLAPKKPRSAPLLNHNQGQIHSRLGLIRPDYLSNQVFQFIGSDSKLIPLHNGSTRQTLALAHTPSYMANLHIRAPAPVQAQQQTQPQAPKSLEAAGSSVPFVVCEICDGYLTDLVHLRLHMHRIHHLVIHRATLTHRPPLNCQKCERRFFTDQGLERHLLGAHGMVTPNMQSLAKHGKDAGRCPACGRMYATKLVSHMSEVHKMTIRLATLSYKCTVCAAVFDLYQHFENHVRKVHAKAPNKSSAAALKDAPAKMALSAQASTPTTAQHNSSKRPCLPAASTPTTAQHNSSKRPCLAAASTPTTAQHNSSKRPCLAAASTAAPPKPNSTKQLFMALTSSPVTSDTNSAKRPLLASTSSPASANSSSAKWPFSATASTSATANPNSAKRPCLAAASTPTTAQLNSETQLFLALTSSPESSDNKSTKQPILASTSSPASSNSSSAKQPFLARASTSAVAKTVAIPATGAPSSEMKPIACLPADQPTKQPLSALATVATAVTKATSVLTVESHSKLKERSSMSANPVCKPAVSEIKVEQAVDMEVAPSVPLELDEPVLGWCVTCKEGVEDLAEHLKDKHMRQCHVRVCRIERCDLCLSSFRGLIVVTTSDVEDEDSSEEDGEEDDSEND from the exons ATGGAAGCAGCTGCAGTGGATGTAGACATGGAGAAAGAAGTCACCATTGCATCTAGGCTTGAGAACCCTTTTCACATTAAAGCTAGCAAAGAGACCGAAGAGGAAAATCAGAATGAAAATAAAGATTTGGACTGTGAAGGCAAAGTTTGGCCAGCGGTAGAAGCTGATGGCAACCTTGCATCAAGGCCATGTGACAATAGCATCATCGATTCACCTAGCTCAGAGGCATGTTCTAGTGGTACTGCTGGAGAGAGCTGTGGGATCACAGAGAGGCCTGGGGACCCTTCTAGCATGCCAGCTAGCAATGATATAGTAAAGCAATCAAAGAAAGATGAAGTAAAAGTTGAAGATGAAGACTTAAAAGACGCAGAAGGAAATGGTGACTACACTTCTACGCCACGTGACAGCAACATTTTGGATTCAACTAGCTCTGAGCTGCGTCGTCCTGTTCAAGGTAGCTATGTGACTTCCAAAGAGCCCCAGTACTCTTCCGACGTTAAAACTGGCAAAAAAATACTACATTCAGAAGAACAGAAGAATGAAGACAAGGATGTTAAAGAAGTTTGGCCCAAGGCAGAAGACAGTAGGGTTGCATGCAAGTCTTCCCACAGTAACACTGCAGATTCTACCTGTTCTGAGCCAAGTGGCAGTGGTGGTGTGAAAGAGGGCTATGCAGCTTTAACAGAGCCTCAGACCTTTTCTGACAGTAAAATCAATAATACTGCAGAACAGTCAGCAGAAGGAAATAGTGCTAGTGAGGATAAGAATAGCATTTGCAAAGTTCTGTCAAAGCTGGGTGAAGAGGACAGCCTTGCACCTAAGCCATGCAGCAGTAATCTTGTAGAATCAACATGCCCTGAAATAAACTGTAGCAGTGCCACTGATGAGACCACTGTGCGCTCAGACAATCCACATGGCTTTTCCTCATTTGTACCTAGGGAAAACAAAGCAGGAAAACAAGGTGAAAATGACAATGAAGGACATGGCTCTTCCTCCATTGAACCTAGCAAAAATGAAACTGGCAAAGAAGAGCAAAAGGACAGGGAAGGACATTGCTCTTCTTCCATTGAATCTAGAAAAAATGAAGCAGGAAAAGAAGGGCAAAATGATAGTGAAGGACATGATGCTTCCTGCACTGAACCTAGAAAAAACAAAGCAGgaaatgaaaaggaaaatgaTAATGAAGGACGTGGCTCTTCCTCCATTGAACCTAGCAAAAATGAAACTGGCAAAGAAGAGCAAAAGGACAGTGAAGGACATTGCTCTTCTTCCATTGAATCTAGAAAAAATGAAGCAGGAAAAGAAGGGCAAAATGATAGTGAAGGACATGATGCTTCCTGCACTGAACCTAGAAAAAACAAAGCAGgaaatgaaaaggaaaatgaTAATGAAGGACGTGGCCCTTCCTCCATTGAACCTAGCAAAAATGAAACTGGCAAAGAAGAGCAAAAGGACAGTGAAGGACATTGCTCTTCTTCCATTGAATCTAGAAAAAATGAAGCAGGAAAAGAAGGGCAAAATGATAGTGAAGGACATGATGCTTCCTGCACTGAACCTAGAAAAAACGAAGcagaaaatgaaaaggaaaatgaTAATGAAGGACGTGGCTCTTCCTCCATTGAACCTAGCAAAAATGAAACTGGCAAAGAAGAGCAAAAGGACAGTGAAGGACATTGCTCTTCTTCCATTGAATCTAGAAAAAATGAAGCAGGAAAAGAAGGGCAAAATGATAGTGAAGGACATGATGCTTCCTGCACTGAACCTAGAAAAAACGAAGCaggaaatgaaagaaatgataatgAAGGACGTGGCCCTTCCTCCATTGAACCTAGCAAAAATGAAACTGGCAAAGAAGAGCAAAAGGACAGTGAAGGACATTGCTCTTCTTCCATTGAATCTAGAAAAAATGAAGCAGGAAAAGAAGGGCAAAATGATAGTGAAGGACATGATGCTTCCTGCACTGAACCTAGAAAAAACGAAGCAGgaaatgaaaaggaaaatgaTAATGAAGGACGTGGCTCTTCCTCCATTGAACCTAGCAAAAATGAAACTGGCAAAGAAGAGCAAAAGGACAGTGAAGGACATTGCTCTTCTTCCATTGAATCTAGAAAAAATGAAGCAGGAAAAGAAGGGCAAAATGATAGTGAAGGACATGATGCTTCCTGCACTGAACCTAGAAAAAACGAAGCAGgaaatgaaaaggaaaatgaTAATGAAGAATGTGGCTCTTCCTCCATTGAACCTAGGAAACACGAAGGAGGTAAAGAAGATAATGATGGTGAAAGTGAACATGGAGATCTCAAAGGCAACCTTCAGCCACCGGTGGAGAAACCTGCTAACAATTCATCTGAGCAATGCGACAGCCAAGCATGTGTCAAAGCATCAAGTAGTTTTGAACCATGTAGTCATGCTGTAGATGACCATGTGCTTTCAAAGGAGCCTGAGAACTCATCTTTCACTGAAACAAGTAAAGAAGTAACAGAACAAGAAGAGGAAAGTGAAGATGAAGAGGGAAGTGATGATGAAGCAGACCAGGAAGGGAAATGTCATCCTAGTGTGTCAAAGTTTCTTCATCGCTACATAAAAATTGGCAAGTACACACCAGCACCTATGTCGAAGGCCGGTGACTTTCGCATGAAAAAGTCAGACACTCTGCTTGAAGCTCCTTCGTTGGTGACGCCCTTACTCATAAAAAGACCAGACTACTTTTTGGCAGAAAACACAAACTCTGAGGGAAAACGAGAACGAAAAAGAGTGTTGCCTTTGGGGAAAGGTGGGAGCTCTGCTGATGACTTCTTTGGAAGCACAGCTGGTGAATTCTTCATTGGTATCGGCTTGAGCAGAGCAAAAGAAGTGTACAACCGAGAGCAATTAAGGCACAAGAAATGTGAGATAAAGAAAGCAGGTGACTGTGCACAAGAGGTGATCGATGACTGTCGAAGGCTGGCTGAAGTGCACCAAAAATTCAGAATTGCAAATGCTCCTTACAATTTTAAAATGAAGTCGTGCAGATTATGTGATTTTAAGACTGAATCAAGCCTTGTTCTAGAAGGCCACCTACTGACGCCACACTTGACACCACGACGGGAGCTTCGGTGCAGCTTTTGTGGCTTTACAACTCGTGATAGGGAAGCTTTTGTATTCCATGTGGAGGCTATGCACAACCGACAGACAACTGTAGAGCCCCCACTGCTTCTTCATCAGTGCCCTTTTTGTCCTTTTGAGACCAATCTGAAAACGAAGGCTACATCCCATGTCAGTCGTTGCGAAAAAGTTTTCAGTATTGCTGCGAATCAGCAGCTCTCTTGTGACTTTCAGCCTCCAGGAATCACAGCTAAGCCCATCACATTAGATGATGTCAGGAGTTATGAAAAAATATTGTTGACATTAGGCCGCAATGCTAAAGGTCCACAGAAGGGCTCTTGTGCTGCACGTAGTCAAAATGGAGCTCCTGCACTGTTAGCGCCTCGGGGAAAAGTGCCACTGGCACCCAAAAAACCAAGATCAGCTCCCTTGCTAAATCATAATCAAGGACAAATACATTCTAGGCTAGGATTGATCCGGCCAGATTATTTATCGAACCAAGTGTTCCAATTTATAGGGAGTGATTCAAAGCTTATCCCActgcacaatggaagcaccaggCAGACTCTGGCTCTTGCTCACACACCTTCCTACATGGCAAATTTGCATATTCGTGCCCCAGCTCCTGTGCAAGCCCAGCAGCAGACACAACCACAAGCACCTAAATCCTTGGAGGCCGCTGGCTCAAGTGTCCCTTTTGTCGTTTGTGAGATCTGTGATGGCTACCTCACAGACTTGGTGCACCTGCGTTTGCACATGCACCGGATACATCACCTGGTGATCCATCGTGCCACGCTGACCCATCGCCCGCCACTCAACTGTCAGAAGTGTGAGAGGCGTTTCTTCACTGACCAGGGGCTGGAACGCCATTTGCTAGGTGCTCATGGCATGGTCACACCCAACATGCAGTCCTTGGCCAAACATGGTAAAGATGCTGGCCGTTGCCCGGCATGTGGCCGCATGTATGCTACCAAGCTGGTTTCGCACATGAGTGAG GTGCATAAAATGACAATAAGGTTGGCCACCCTGTCCTACAAATGCACAGTCTGCGCTGCAGTGTTTGACCTCTATCAGCATTTTGAAAACCATGTACGCAAAGTACACGCTAAGGCCCCAAACAAGTCGTCTGCAGCAGCCTTAAAGGACGCCCCTGCGAAGATGGCATTGTCGGCTCAAGCCTCTACTCCCACAACAGCTCAGCACAATTCCTCAAAACGACCATGCTTGCCTGCAGCCTCTACTCCCACAACTGCTCAGCACAATTCCTCAAAGCGACCATGCTTGGCTGCAGCCTCTACTCCCACAACTGCTCAGCACAATTCCTCAAAGCGACCATGCTTGGCTGCAGCCTCCACTGCCGCACCACCCAAGCCCAATTCTACAAAGCAGCTATTCATGGCTCTAACGTCTAGTCCTGTAACTTCTGATACCAATTCTGCCAAGCGGCCACTCTTGGCTTCAACTTCTAGTCCTGCAAGTGCAAATTCTAGTTCTGCAAAATGGCCATTTTCGGCTACAGCCTCTACTTCTGCAACTGCCAATCCCAATTCTGCTAAGCGACCATGCTTAGCTGCAGCCTCTACACCCACAACAGCCCAGCTCAATTCTGAAACACAGCTTTTCTTGGCTCTAACGTCTAGTCCTGAAAGTTCTGATAACAAATCTACAAAGCAGCCAATCTTGGCTTCAACCTCTAGTCCAGCAAGCTCAAATTCCAGTTCTGCTAAACAGCCATTCTTGGCTAGAGCCTCTACTTCTGCGGTGGCTAAGACAGTAGCCATTCCTGCAACTGGTGCACCTAGTTCTGAGATGAAGCCAATTGCCTGTTTGCCAGCAGACCAGCCTACAAAGCAGCCACTCTCGGCCCTGGCCACTGTGGCTACAGCAGTCACTAAGGCAACAAGTGTTCTAACTGTTGAATCACATTCTAAGCTGAAAGaacgctcgagcatgtcggcaaaTCCTGTCTGTAAGCCTGCGGTGTCTGAAATAAAGGTGGAACAGGCAGTTGATATGGAAGTTGCGCCCTCTGTACCACTGGAGCTAGACGAGCCTGTACTTGGTTGGTGTGTGACGTGTAAGGAGGGTGTAGAGGACTTGGCTGAACATCTGAAGGACAAACACATGCGGCAGTGTCATGTTCGTGTATGCCGCATTGAGAGGTGTGACCTGTGCCTGTCATCATTTCGTGGCCTAATAGTGGTGACCACATCAGACGTCGAGGATGAGGACAGTTCAGAGGAGGACGGGGAGGAAGATGACAGTGAAAATGATTAA
- the LOC119442977 gene encoding uncharacterized protein LOC119442977 isoform X3: MRPLCAQTIHMAFPHLYLGKTKQENKVKMTMKDMALPPLNLAKMKLAKKSKRTGKDIALLPLNLEKMKQEKKGKMIVKDMMLPALNLEKTKQEMKRKMIMKDVALPPLNLAKMKLAKKSKRTVKDIALLPLNLEKMKQEKKGKMIVKDMMLPALNLEKTKQEMKRKMIMKDVALPPLNLAKMKLAKKSKRTVKDIALLPLNLEKMKQEKKGKMIVKDMMLPALNLEKTKQKMKRKMIMKDVALPPLNLAKMKLAKKSKRTVKDIALLPLNLEKMKQEKKGKMIVKDMMLPALNLEKTKQEMKEMIMKDVALPPLNLAKMKLAKKSKRTVKDIALLPLNLEKMKQEKKGKMIVKDMMLPALNLEKTKQEMKRKMIMKDVALPPLNLGNTKEVKKIMMVKVNMEISKATFSHRWRNLLTIHLSNATAKHVSKHQVVLNHVVML, encoded by the exons ATGAGACCACTGTGCGCTCAGACAATCCACATGGCTTTTCCTCATTTGTACCTAGGGAAAACAAAGCAGGAAAACAAGGTGAAAATGACAATGAAGGACATGGCTCTTCCTCCATTGAACCTAGCAAAAATGAAACTGGCAAAGAAGAGCAAAAGGACAGGGAAGGACATTGCTCTTCTTCCATTGAATCTAGAAAAAATGAAGCAGGAAAAGAAGGGCAAAATGATAGTGAAGGACATGATGCTTCCTGCACTGAACCTAGAAAAAACAAAGCAGgaaatgaaaaggaaaatgaTAATGAAGGACGTGGCTCTTCCTCCATTGAACCTAGCAAAAATGAAACTGGCAAAGAAGAGCAAAAGGACAGTGAAGGACATTGCTCTTCTTCCATTGAATCTAGAAAAAATGAAGCAGGAAAAGAAGGGCAAAATGATAGTGAAGGACATGATGCTTCCTGCACTGAACCTAGAAAAAACAAAGCAGgaaatgaaaaggaaaatgaTAATGAAGGACGTGGCCCTTCCTCCATTGAACCTAGCAAAAATGAAACTGGCAAAGAAGAGCAAAAGGACAGTGAAGGACATTGCTCTTCTTCCATTGAATCTAGAAAAAATGAAGCAGGAAAAGAAGGGCAAAATGATAGTGAAGGACATGATGCTTCCTGCACTGAACCTAGAAAAAACGAAGcagaaaatgaaaaggaaaatgaTAATGAAGGACGTGGCTCTTCCTCCATTGAACCTAGCAAAAATGAAACTGGCAAAGAAGAGCAAAAGGACAGTGAAGGACATTGCTCTTCTTCCATTGAATCTAGAAAAAATGAAGCAGGAAAAGAAGGGCAAAATGATAGTGAAGGACATGATGCTTCCTGCACTGAACCTAGAAAAAACGAAGCaggaaatgaaagaaatgataatgAAGGACGTGGCCCTTCCTCCATTGAACCTAGCAAAAATGAAACTGGCAAAGAAGAGCAAAAGGACAGTGAAGGACATTGCTCTTCTTCCATTGAATCTAGAAAAAATGAAGCAGGAAAAGAAGGGCAAAATGATAGTGAAGGACATGATGCTTCCTGCACTGAACCTAGAAAAAACGAAGCAGgaaatgaaaaggaaaatgaTAATGAAGGACGTGGCTCTTCCTCCATTGAAC CTAGGAAACACGAAGGAGGTAAAGAAGATAATGATGGTGAAAGTGAACATGGAGATCTCAAAGGCAACCTTCAGCCACCGGTGGAGAAACCTGCTAACAATTCATCTGAGCAATGCGACAGCCAAGCATGTGTCAAAGCATCAAGTAGTTTTGAACCATGTAGTCATGCTGTAG
- the LOC119442977 gene encoding uncharacterized protein LOC119442977 isoform X2 has translation MRPLCAQTIHMAFPHLYLGKTKQENKVKMTMKDMALPPLNLAKMKLAKKSKRTGKDIALLPLNLEKMKQEKKGKMIVKDMMLPALNLEKTKQEMKRKMIMKDVALPPLNLAKMKLAKKSKRTVKDIALLPLNLEKMKQEKKGKMIVKDMMLPALNLEKTKQEMKRKMIMKDVALPPLNLAKMKLAKKSKRTVKDIALLPLNLEKMKQEKKGKMIVKDMMLPALNLEKTKQKMKRKMIMKDVALPPLNLAKMKLAKKSKRTVKDIALLPLNLEKMKQEKKGKMIVKDMMLPALNLEKTKQEMKEMIMKDVALPPLNLAKMKLAKKSKRTVKDIALLPLNLEKMKQEKKGKMIVKDMMLPALNLEKTKQEMKRKMIMKDVALPPLNLAKMKLAKKSKRTVKDIALLPLNLEKMKQEKKGKMIVKDMMLPALNLEKTKQEMKRKMIMKNVALPPLNLGNTKEVKKIMMVKVNMEISKATFSHRWRNLLTIHLSNATAKHVSKHQVVLNHVVML, from the coding sequence ATGAGACCACTGTGCGCTCAGACAATCCACATGGCTTTTCCTCATTTGTACCTAGGGAAAACAAAGCAGGAAAACAAGGTGAAAATGACAATGAAGGACATGGCTCTTCCTCCATTGAACCTAGCAAAAATGAAACTGGCAAAGAAGAGCAAAAGGACAGGGAAGGACATTGCTCTTCTTCCATTGAATCTAGAAAAAATGAAGCAGGAAAAGAAGGGCAAAATGATAGTGAAGGACATGATGCTTCCTGCACTGAACCTAGAAAAAACAAAGCAGgaaatgaaaaggaaaatgaTAATGAAGGACGTGGCTCTTCCTCCATTGAACCTAGCAAAAATGAAACTGGCAAAGAAGAGCAAAAGGACAGTGAAGGACATTGCTCTTCTTCCATTGAATCTAGAAAAAATGAAGCAGGAAAAGAAGGGCAAAATGATAGTGAAGGACATGATGCTTCCTGCACTGAACCTAGAAAAAACAAAGCAGgaaatgaaaaggaaaatgaTAATGAAGGACGTGGCCCTTCCTCCATTGAACCTAGCAAAAATGAAACTGGCAAAGAAGAGCAAAAGGACAGTGAAGGACATTGCTCTTCTTCCATTGAATCTAGAAAAAATGAAGCAGGAAAAGAAGGGCAAAATGATAGTGAAGGACATGATGCTTCCTGCACTGAACCTAGAAAAAACGAAGcagaaaatgaaaaggaaaatgaTAATGAAGGACGTGGCTCTTCCTCCATTGAACCTAGCAAAAATGAAACTGGCAAAGAAGAGCAAAAGGACAGTGAAGGACATTGCTCTTCTTCCATTGAATCTAGAAAAAATGAAGCAGGAAAAGAAGGGCAAAATGATAGTGAAGGACATGATGCTTCCTGCACTGAACCTAGAAAAAACGAAGCaggaaatgaaagaaatgataatgAAGGACGTGGCCCTTCCTCCATTGAACCTAGCAAAAATGAAACTGGCAAAGAAGAGCAAAAGGACAGTGAAGGACATTGCTCTTCTTCCATTGAATCTAGAAAAAATGAAGCAGGAAAAGAAGGGCAAAATGATAGTGAAGGACATGATGCTTCCTGCACTGAACCTAGAAAAAACGAAGCAGgaaatgaaaaggaaaatgaTAATGAAGGACGTGGCTCTTCCTCCATTGAACCTAGCAAAAATGAAACTGGCAAAGAAGAGCAAAAGGACAGTGAAGGACATTGCTCTTCTTCCATTGAATCTAGAAAAAATGAAGCAGGAAAAGAAGGGCAAAATGATAGTGAAGGACATGATGCTTCCTGCACTGAACCTAGAAAAAACGAAGCAGgaaatgaaaaggaaaatgaTAATGAAGAATGTGGCTCTTCCTCCATTGAACCTAGGAAACACGAAGGAGGTAAAGAAGATAATGATGGTGAAAGTGAACATGGAGATCTCAAAGGCAACCTTCAGCCACCGGTGGAGAAACCTGCTAACAATTCATCTGAGCAATGCGACAGCCAAGCATGTGTCAAAGCATCAAGTAGTTTTGAACCATGTAGTCATGCTGTAG